Proteins co-encoded in one Brassica napus cultivar Da-Ae unplaced genomic scaffold, Da-Ae ScsIHWf_1232;HRSCAF=1759, whole genome shotgun sequence genomic window:
- the LOC125596580 gene encoding leucine-rich repeat receptor-like serine/threonine-protein kinase BAM3 — protein MGDNIFTFFLILSSVSLLFCSSSSSSLNLSLIRQAKVLVSLKQSFDSLDPSLDSWTIPNFNSLCSWTRVSCDSLNQSITRLDISNLNISGTLSPDILKLTSLEFLNISNNAFEGELAPLDFSQMTQLTTLDAYDNNLNGSLPLSLTKLNQLDYLDLGGNYFNGEIPRSYGGFLRLTLLSLYGNDLTGRIPSELGNITTLQKLYLGYYNDFHGGIPSDLGRLINLVHLDLANCSLKGSIPGELGNLKNLEILYLQTNALTGSVPRELGNMTSLKTLDLSNNFLEGEIPLELAGLQKLQLFNLFFNRLHGEIPEFVSRLPDLEVLKLWHNNFTGKIPENLGTNGKLIEIDLSTNKLTGLIPESLCFGRNLKILILFNNFLFGPLPEDLGQCETLWRFRLGQNFLTGKLPKGLISLPNVSLLELQNNFLTGEVPEEEEGSVGLSSLTQINLSNNRLTGPIPSSIRNLRSLQILLLGSNRFTGQIPGEIGSLKGLLKIDMSRNNFSGKLPQEIGDCQSLTFLDLSHNQLSGQIPVQISQVRILNYLNVSWNSLNQSIPTELGYLKSLTSADFSHNNFSGSVPTSGQFVYLNNTSFLGNPFLCGYSSNPCNGSQNQSQSQLLNQKNANSHGENSAKFKLLLGLGLLGFFLVFIVLAVVKNWGMRRNSSNVWKLIGFQQLGFRSEHIVECVKENNVIGKGGAGIVYKGLMPNGEEVAVKKLLSISKTSSHDNGLSAEIQTLGRIRHRNIVRLLAFCSNKDVNLLVYEYMPNGSLGEVLHGKAGVFLKWETRLQIALEAAKGLCYLHHDCSPLIIHRDVKSNNILLGPDFEAHVADFGLAKFMLQDNGASECMSSVAGSYGYIAPEYAYTLRIDEKSDVYSFGVVLLELITGRKPVDKFGEEGIDIVQWSKIQTNCNRQGVVKIIDQRLSNVPLGEAMELFFVAMLCVQEHSVERPTMREVVQMISQAKQPNTF, from the exons ATGGGAGACAATATATTCACTTTCTTCCTAATCTTGTCATcagtctctcttctcttctgttCTTCTTCAAGTtcatctcttaatctctcactAATTAGACAAGCCAAAGTCCTTGTCTCTCTAAAGCAAAGCTTTGATTCTTTAGATCCTTCTCTTGATTCATGGACCATTCCAAATTTCAACTCTCTATGTTCTTGGACTCGCGTTTCTTGTGACAGCTTGAACCAGTCCATTACTCGTCTCGACATCTCTAACCTCAACATCTCCGGCACTCTCTCGCCAGATATCCTCAAACTGACGAGCCTAGAGTTCTTAAACATCTCCAACAACGCCTTTGAAGGAGAGCTTGCGCCACTTGATTTCAGCCAAATGACTCAGCTCACCACGCTCGACGCTTACGACAACAACCTCAACGGATCGCTTCCTCTGTCTCTAACCAAACTCAATCAACTCGATTACTTAGACCTCGGAGGAAACTACTTCAACGGTGAGATCCCTAGAAGCTACGGAGGTTTCTTGCGACTCACGTTACTGTCTTTATATGGAAATGACCTAACCGGGAGGATCCCTAGCGAATTAGGCAACATCACAACTCTTCAGAAGCTATACTTAGGTTACTACAACGACTTCCACGGCGGGATACCTTCTGATTTGGGGAGATTGATCAATCTCGTTCACTTGGATTTAGCTAACTGCAGCTTGAAAGGATCGATCCCTGGAGAGCTAGGGAATCTCAAGAACTTGGAGATTCTTTATCTTCAGACCAATGCGCTTACAGGTTCTGTTCCTAGAGAGTTAGGGAACATGACAAGCCTCAAGACTCTAGATCTCTCCAACAACTTTCTAGAAGGAGAGATTCCTCTTGAGCTAGCTGGACTTCAAAAGCTTCAGCTGTTTAACCTCTTCTTCAACAGACTACACGGTGAGATACCTGAGTTTGTATCTCGCCTTCCTGATCTTGAAGTTCTCAAGCTTTGGCACAACAACTTCACCGGAAAGATTCCTGAGAATCTTGGCACCAACGGGAAGTTGATCGAGATCGATTTGTCTACTAATAAACTCACAGGTTTGATCCCTGAATCGCTCTGCTTCGGAAGAAACCTAAAGATTCTCATTCTCTTCAACAACTTCTTGTTCGGTCCTCTCCCTGAAGATCTTGGCCAATGCGAGACGCTCTGGAGATTCCGTTTAGGTCAGAACTTTCTGACAGGTAAACTACCAAAGGGTTTGATCAGTTTACCTAATGTATCGCTTCTCGAGCTTCAAAACAACTTCTTGACCGGAGAAGTGCCAGAGGAAGAGGAGGGAAGTGTAGGGTTATCAAGTCTCACTCAGATCAATCTGTCAAACAATCGGTTAACCGGACCGATCCCTAGCTCAATCAGAAACCTCAGAAGCcttcagattcttcttcttgGCTCGAACCGGTTCACTGGACAGATCCCTGGTGAGATAGGAAGCTTGAAGGGTCTTCTCAAGATTGACATGAGCAGAAATAACTTCTCTGGCAAGTTACCTCAAGAGATTGGTGATTGTCAGTCATTGACCTTCTTGGATTTGAGTCATAACCAGCTCTCGGGTCAGATTCCAGTTCAGATTTCGCAGGTTCGGATTCTAAACTATCTGAATGTTTCTTGGAACTCTTTAAACCAAAGCATCCCCACGGAGCTAggatacttgaagagcttgacATCAGCAGATTTCTCACACAACAACTTCTCTGGTTCTGTACCAACTTCAGGGCAATTTGTTTACTTGAACAACACGTCATTCCTCGGAAACCCTTTTCTCTGCGGGTACTCTTCAAACCCTTGCAACGGTTCTCAAAACCAGTCTCAATCTCAGCTTCTCAACCAGAAAAATGCAAATTCCCATGGCGAAAACTCCGCGAAATTCAAGCTGTTATTAGGGTTAGGTCTACTAGGGTTCTTCTTGGTGTTCATCGTTTTAGCTGTGGTCAAGAATTGGGGAATGAGAAGGAATAGCTCGAACGTTTGGAAGCTCATAGGTTTTCAACAGCTAGGTTTCAGAAGCGAGCACATTGTGGAATGCGTTAAAGAGAACAATGTGATCGGTAAAGGCGGTGCAGGGATTGTCTACAAAGGCTTAATGCCAAACGGTGAAGAAGTTGCGGTCAAGAAACTCTTGTCCATAAGCAAAACATCGTCTCACGACAACGGTTTATCCGCAGAGATTCAGACATTAGGTAGAATTAGACACAGGAACATAGTGAGATTGCTCGCTTTCTGTTCAAACAAAGACGTGAATCTCCTTGTTTACGAGTACATGCCTAATGGTAGTCTTGGAGAAGTCTTGCATGGGAAAGCTGGAGTGTTTTTGAAGTGGGAAACGCGGTTGCAAATAGCGTTGGAAGCGGCTAAGGGATTGTGTTATCTTCATCACGATTGCTCGCCGCTTATAATTCACCGCGATGTGAAATCAAACAACATCTTGTTAGGTCCTGATTTTGAAGCTCATGTCGCTGATTTTGGGCTGGCTAAGTTTATGTTGCAAGATAATGGAGCTTCAGAGTGTATGTCATCGGTCGCAGGCTCCTACGGCTACATCGCTCCAG AATACGCATATACACTGCGAATAGATGAGAAGAGCGATGTGTACAGCTTTGGAGTAGTACTATTGGAGCTAATAACGGGTCGAAAACCAGTAGATAAATTTGGAGAAGAAGGGATAGACATTGTGCAATGGTCAAAGATTCAGACAAACTGTAACAGACAAGGTGTGGTGAAGATCATTGACCAAAGATTGAGCAATGTGCCATTAGGAGAAGCCATGGAATTGTTCTTTGTCGCAATGCTATGTGTTCAAGAACATAGTGTTGAGAGACCGACCATGAGAGAGGTCGTCCAGATGATCTCTCAAGCTAAACAACCCAATACTTTTTAA
- the LOC106421190 gene encoding plasma membrane-associated cation-binding protein 1, with the protein MGYWNSKVVPRFKKIFEKSSVKKAAAAEACKTFDESKEAINKEIEEKKTELQPKVVETYEATSAEVKALVRDPKEAGLKKNSAAVQKYLEALAAIEFPGSTAVKDAASSFGAGYVSGPVTFIFEKVCVFLPEEVKTREVPVKEVKAEEPAKTEEPAKTEEPSGEKEEIVEKTVTTAVVEEHKPEVAKEEEKKPIEEVKKEEAAPPPAPEVVESPAKAPETTTPAPVAEPSKP; encoded by the exons atggGTTACTGGAATTCCAAGGTTGTTCCAAGGTTCAAGAAGATATTCGAGAAGAGTAGTGTTAAGAAAGCTGCCGCTGCTGAAGCTTGCAAGACCTTTGATGAGTCTAAG GAAGCAATCAACAAGGAAATTGAGGAGAAAAAGACAGAACTCCAACCGAAGGTCGTGGAAACCTATGAGGCCACGTCTGCCGAAGTCAAG GCTTTGGTGAGAGACCCTAAGGAGGCTGGTTTGAAGAAAAACTCAGCAGCCGTGCAGAAGTATCTCGAGGCGCTTGCCGCTATCG AATTTCCCGGATCAACGGCTGTGAAAGACGCTGCGTCTAGCTTCGGAGCTGGCTATGTCTCCGGACCAGTCACGTTCATATTCGAGAAGGTATGTGTGTTCCTTCCCGAGGAGGTTAAGACACGGGAAGTACCGGTGAAGGAAGTGAAAGCCGAAGAACCGGCCAAAACCGAGGAGCCAGCCAAAACCGAAGAACCAAGTGGTGAGAAAGAGGAGATTGTTGAAAAGACCGTTACAACCGCTGTCGTTGAGGAGCACAAACCAGAGGTCGCCAAGGAGGAGGAGAAAAAACCTATCGAAGaagtgaaaaaagaagaagctgcaCCACCCCCGGCTCCAGAGGTGGTTGAAAGTCCGGCTAAGGCACCAGAGACGACGACGCCGGCGCCAGTGGCTGAGCCATCAAAGCCTTGA